CTGCTGGCCGGAGCCCTGGCCGTGGGTCTGGCCGCCTGTGCCCCCACCGCCACCACCGTGCCCGTGCCGGATGCGAAGGCCACCACCGATCTGCGGCCCGCCGTGGGGGGGGAGCGCAAGTACCTTGACCTGCCCGGCTTCGGCCAGGTGGCGTACTACGAGGACACGCGAGGCGAGGGCCGCCCACTGGTGCTGACCCCCAGCGTGAACGCCGCCGCCAGCGCCTACGAGATGAAGCCGGTGTGGGACGCCTATGTGGGCACCCGCCCGGTCTACGCGCTGGAGTGGCCCGGCTTTGGCAGCAGCGCGCGGCCGGACACGCAATACACCAGGGAACTCATGACCCGCTCCCTGACCGCCCTGGTGCAACGGGTCGGCACGGACGTGGACGTGGTGGGCCTGAGCCTGGGCAGCGAGTTCACCGCCCGCGCCGCCCTGGGCGAGCCGCGTATCCGCAGCCTTGCGCTGATCAGCCCCAGTGGCCTCGGAGCGCCGCGCGGCGGCACGCAGGAGGCCAACGCGGAAGACGGCGGCAGGAAGCTCTATAACCGCCTGAACGCGGTCAGTACCCCGCTGTACGCCGCCCTGCGCATCCGCCCCAGCATCGAGTACTTCCTGAGCCGCTCG
This is a stretch of genomic DNA from Deinococcus aerolatus. It encodes these proteins:
- a CDS encoding alpha/beta fold hydrolase is translated as MNVSRKTVALILLAGALAVGLAACAPTATTVPVPDAKATTDLRPAVGGERKYLDLPGFGQVAYYEDTRGEGRPLVLTPSVNAAASAYEMKPVWDAYVGTRPVYALEWPGFGSSARPDTQYTRELMTRSLTALVQRVGTDVDVVGLSLGSEFTARAALGEPRIRSLALISPSGLGAPRGGTQEANAEDGGRKLYNRLNAVSTPLYAALRIRPSIEYFLSRSFRGPVDSGLVDYGMETSRQPGAKYAPVYFISGQLFTHDAYAELYSKLTIPVIVLYDQDGFVSFERLPQFTQQSGVQAVRIEGTDGLPQFEKMPEVKATLDAFWAGQQ